The genome window TAAACCAGGAGAAAAAATCCCTATTGATAGCGAACTCCAAGTAAAAGGAAAGCAAATGCCTTATGTTAGTCGCGGCGGATTAAAGCTAGAAAAAGCCTTGCAAGTATTTGATTTTGAAGTGAAAGACAAACTAATGCTGGATATTGGAGCATCAACTGGTGGGTTTACGGACTGTGCTTTGCAAAATGGAGCAAGACATTCTTATGCACTGGATGTTGGTTATAATCAGCTTGCATGGAAACTTCGCAACGACGACCGCGTCACCGTGATGGAAAGAACTAATTTTCGTCATGTAAAACCAGCTGATTTTGCAGAAGGTTTAGCTGATTTTGCAACCATTGATGTGTCGTTTATTTCACTCAAACTAATTTTACCAGTACTTAGAACTGTGCTTGTAACCGGTGGCGATGTGATGACACTGATCAAACCACAATTTGAAGCAGGTCGAGAGCAAGTTGGTAAAAAAGGGATTATTCGTGATCCAGCAGTACATGAATCGGTAGTCGAACATATTGTTCAATTTGCGCTTGATAATGGTTATGACATGATGGGACTAGATTTTTCACCTATTACAGGTGGAGAAGGAAACATCGAATTTATCGCACATCTTAAATGGACTGGCGAGGAAACTGGAATAAGTCATTTGGAACCAGATGCGATTGCGAAACTTATCACAAAAGCACATACAAAATTAGATAAATAATGTATACCGGAAAGCATTGATGTTTTCCGGTTTTTGCTTTTACCATGCCATTTTGGCTCATTTCGAGATGTATTTTCTATGTATAAAGTATTAAAGAAACTTTTCTTGCATAAATTTGCACTAAATCCGTGACTTTATGCGTTTTTTCGGATAAGATGTAAGTAGAAAATTATCGTGAGGTGAAGAAGGAATGAATAAAGGTCATCGTCATATTATTATTCGAGAATTGATTACATCTAATGAGATTGACACGCAAGAAGATTTAGTAGAACTTC of Listeria monocytogenes contains these proteins:
- a CDS encoding TlyA family RNA methyltransferase encodes the protein MTIKKERADILLVEQGLFETREKAKRAIMAGIVYRKEERVDKPGEKIPIDSELQVKGKQMPYVSRGGLKLEKALQVFDFEVKDKLMLDIGASTGGFTDCALQNGARHSYALDVGYNQLAWKLRNDDRVTVMERTNFRHVKPADFAEGLADFATIDVSFISLKLILPVLRTVLVTGGDVMTLIKPQFEAGREQVGKKGIIRDPAVHESVVEHIVQFALDNGYDMMGLDFSPITGGEGNIEFIAHLKWTGEETGISHLEPDAIAKLITKAHTKLDK